The Thermodesulfobacteriota bacterium genome has a segment encoding these proteins:
- the cas3 gene encoding CRISPR-associated helicase Cas3': MSGDYGSYLRYWGKARTVDKGGGFHLLVYHCLDVAAAGEVLLGEQPSLVSGVADFLRVGVDELRRWLVTLLAGHDVGKFGDGFQNLRPDLLCSLQGRESRAGYDERHDTLGFRFLTERSLNPRPMGTLAGSAAAGIDPEDLRELLTPWLAATTGHHGRPPRLDLSRRPVSHHFPDSVAVDATAFLEAVTGRLLPGGAPFDLTDYRRFSRAFPRVSWLPAGLAVAADWIGSNEAWFPYRSDPIPLETYWRDHALPQARTAVAESGLVAAPASAWGGARSLFPGFDSLTPLQRLAEEIELSDYPQLFVVEELTGGGKTEAALALAHRLMAQGAADGVYLALPTMATANAMHRRVEPMFRRLFAEGSSPSLVLAHSAARLALALEDRNRAEDGPARGEDTASRQCADWLADGRKKALLAHVGVGTIDQALLAVLAARHQSMRLFGLCRKVLIVDEVHACDAYVHRLLCTLLRFHAALGGSAILLSATLPAKMRAELVGAFGQSLNVQDASPVETAYPLVTQLTVEGLREVPTEARESLRRRVAVRPLHSRDDVAAALGQVLEAGGCACWVRNTVDDALEAYQEWTERLGKDRVTLFHARFALGDRLTREKEVLGHFGPESAAGERRGRLLVATQVVEQSLDLDFDGMVTDLAPIDLLIQRAGRLKRHARHPEGNRVDDGRDRRPPPELGVFLPEPGTEADAAWFSGLFPRAAWVYENHGQLWLTARWLGEHGGFTMPEDARAMIEAVYGDDAQAAIPTGLAARTQRAEGNASAKSAQGRLNSLDLDAGYAATATHWQDDASAPTRLGDPTTTVRLAKWEDGRLVPWAQGDPRHAWQLSQLAVRKNRVAAEAQAVPEAPLAAAKAAMPDRGEHCVVVVLKRTDDGYVGTALNGRDQTVRVSYDARFGLRYLGGDEP, encoded by the coding sequence ATGAGCGGCGACTACGGCTCGTACCTCCGGTACTGGGGCAAGGCGAGGACCGTGGACAAAGGGGGCGGGTTCCACCTGCTCGTCTACCACTGCCTGGACGTGGCGGCGGCCGGAGAGGTCCTCCTTGGGGAGCAGCCCTCCCTGGTCTCCGGCGTGGCCGACTTCCTCAGGGTTGGGGTGGACGAGCTGCGGCGCTGGCTCGTGACTCTTCTGGCGGGCCACGACGTGGGGAAGTTCGGCGACGGGTTCCAGAACCTGCGCCCCGACCTCCTCTGCAGCCTGCAGGGCCGGGAGAGCCGCGCCGGCTACGACGAGCGGCACGACACCCTCGGCTTTCGCTTCCTCACGGAGCGGAGCTTGAACCCGCGGCCCATGGGCACCCTGGCCGGGAGCGCGGCGGCCGGAATCGACCCCGAGGACCTGCGGGAGCTCCTCACGCCGTGGCTCGCGGCTACCACCGGGCACCACGGCCGCCCGCCACGGCTGGACCTGTCGCGGAGACCAGTATCCCATCACTTCCCCGACTCCGTGGCGGTGGACGCGACCGCCTTCCTGGAGGCGGTGACGGGTCGCTTGTTGCCGGGGGGCGCGCCCTTCGACCTGACCGACTACCGGCGGTTCTCCCGGGCGTTTCCGCGGGTGTCGTGGCTCCCGGCCGGCCTCGCGGTGGCCGCCGACTGGATCGGCTCCAACGAGGCCTGGTTCCCATACCGGAGCGACCCCATTCCCCTCGAGACCTACTGGCGGGACCACGCACTGCCCCAGGCCCGGACGGCCGTCGCCGAGAGCGGCCTGGTCGCGGCGCCTGCCTCGGCTTGGGGCGGCGCGCGGTCCCTGTTCCCCGGCTTCGACTCGCTCACCCCGCTGCAGCGGCTGGCGGAGGAGATCGAGCTCTCGGACTACCCGCAGCTCTTCGTGGTCGAGGAGCTAACCGGCGGCGGCAAGACCGAGGCGGCCCTGGCCCTGGCCCACCGGCTCATGGCGCAAGGGGCGGCGGACGGCGTCTACCTCGCGCTCCCGACGATGGCGACGGCCAACGCCATGCACCGCCGGGTCGAGCCGATGTTCCGGCGGCTGTTCGCCGAGGGCTCTTCGCCTTCCCTCGTCCTCGCCCACAGCGCCGCCCGGCTGGCACTGGCCCTGGAAGACCGGAACCGCGCCGAGGACGGCCCCGCGCGGGGCGAGGACACCGCCTCGCGGCAGTGCGCCGACTGGCTCGCCGACGGCCGGAAAAAGGCGCTCCTCGCCCACGTGGGGGTGGGCACCATCGACCAGGCCCTGCTCGCGGTCCTCGCGGCGCGCCATCAGTCCATGCGGCTCTTCGGCCTGTGCCGGAAGGTGCTGATCGTGGACGAGGTGCACGCCTGCGACGCGTACGTCCACCGGCTTCTCTGCACGCTGCTCCGCTTCCACGCGGCCCTGGGCGGCAGCGCGATCCTGCTCTCCGCCACGCTCCCGGCCAAGATGCGCGCCGAGCTCGTGGGGGCCTTCGGGCAGAGCCTGAACGTCCAAGACGCGAGCCCCGTGGAAACGGCCTATCCCCTGGTGACGCAGCTCACGGTGGAGGGGTTGCGCGAGGTCCCGACCGAGGCAAGGGAGAGTCTCCGCCGGCGCGTGGCCGTGCGGCCGCTCCACTCCCGGGACGACGTCGCGGCGGCGCTGGGCCAGGTGCTGGAAGCCGGCGGCTGCGCCTGTTGGGTGCGAAACACGGTGGACGACGCCCTGGAAGCGTATCAGGAGTGGACGGAGCGCCTCGGGAAGGACCGCGTGACGCTCTTCCATGCCCGCTTCGCCCTGGGCGACCGCCTGACCCGGGAGAAGGAGGTCCTCGGGCACTTCGGGCCGGAGAGCGCGGCCGGCGAACGCCGAGGGCGGCTCCTCGTCGCCACCCAGGTCGTGGAACAGTCCCTGGACCTCGACTTCGACGGCATGGTGACTGACCTCGCCCCCATCGACCTCCTGATCCAGCGGGCCGGGCGCCTGAAGCGCCACGCCCGGCACCCCGAGGGGAACCGGGTCGATGACGGCCGCGACCGGCGGCCCCCGCCGGAGCTCGGCGTCTTCCTGCCCGAGCCCGGCACCGAGGCCGACGCCGCCTGGTTCTCCGGGCTCTTCCCGCGGGCCGCGTGGGTGTATGAGAACCACGGCCAGCTCTGGCTCACTGCCCGGTGGCTCGGGGAGCACGGCGGCTTCACCATGCCCGAGGACGCCCGCGCCATGATCGAGGCCGTGTACGGCGACGACGCACAGGCCGCCATCCCAACCGGCCTCGCGGCCCGCACACAGCGGGCGGAGGGCAACGCCAGCGCCAAGTCGGCCCAGGGGCGGCTGAACAGCCTCGACCTCGACGCCGGCTACGCGGCCACGGCCACTCACTGGCAGGACGACGCCTCGGCGCCCACCCGGCTCGGGGACCCCACGACCACCGTGCGCCTGGCCAAGTGGGAGGATGGGCGACTCGTGCCGTGGGCCCAGGGTGACCCCCGGCACGCCTGGCAGCTCTCGCAGCTCGCGGTCCGCAAGAACCGCGTCGCGGCCGAGGCACAGGCTGTGCCGGAGGCGCCCCTCGCCGCCGCGAAGGCGGCGATGCCAGACCGCGGCGAGCACTGCGTGGTCGTGGTCCTCAAGCGCACGGACGACGGCTACGTCGGCACCGCGTTGAACGGCCGTGACCAGACGGTCCGCGTGAGCTACGACGCCCGCTTCGGGCTCCGGTACCTGGGAGGAGACGAGCCATGA
- a CDS encoding 3'-5' exonuclease, producing MSRFLIFDTETTGFPLDRRAPYTNARNWPRVVQLAWAVVGDDGREAAAEEHLIRPEGFAIPADAVRVHGITTEQARTEGLPLADALGRFLAALDGEADSVALVAHNLDFDRNGLAAELHRVGHARPDIEQALFQKPAHCTMQEATAYCRIPGARGRFKWPTLEQLHRKLFGKGIEGAHTALADVRACARCFFRLRELGVMG from the coding sequence ATGAGCCGATTCCTGATCTTCGACACGGAGACCACCGGCTTTCCCCTCGACCGCCGGGCGCCCTACACCAACGCCCGCAACTGGCCGCGCGTGGTCCAGCTCGCCTGGGCGGTGGTCGGGGACGACGGCCGGGAAGCGGCAGCAGAAGAGCACCTGATCCGCCCCGAGGGGTTTGCCATCCCGGCCGATGCGGTCCGGGTGCACGGGATCACCACGGAGCAGGCGAGGACCGAAGGCCTGCCCCTTGCCGACGCCCTGGGCCGGTTTCTGGCTGCGCTCGACGGCGAAGCCGACTCCGTTGCGCTCGTCGCCCACAACCTGGACTTCGACCGAAACGGCCTCGCCGCCGAACTCCACCGCGTGGGCCATGCCCGGCCCGACATCGAGCAGGCCCTCTTCCAAAAGCCCGCCCACTGCACCATGCAGGAAGCAACGGCCTACTGCCGCATCCCCGGCGCGCGGGGCCGCTTCAAGTGGCCCACCCTCGAGCAACTCCACCGCAAGCTCTTCGGCAAGGGTATCGAGGGCGCCCACACCGCCCTGGCCGACGTGCGGGCGTGCGCCCGGTGCTTCTTTCGGCTGCGGGAGCTGGGGGTGATGGGATGA
- a CDS encoding WYL domain-containing transcriptional regulator — MEHPLALERYYWFDHEVRRYRYPNARTLAERFELSNRTAYRAVEFLRDRLGAPLEYDPSRKGYRYADETFALPEIRASQEELLAVLLARRLVAGAGGGFVAEAVGSLADKLLLALGAPDLPAAGLGERLDRNLSAAWPGHSPAPEPTFRAILEALLHRRVLAITYLSPQHDQPTRRDVEPHHLQHYQGSWVLTAYCRHQEDWRKFYLSRMDEVRVEDESFASRPPEEWAVRVDEAFGLFQGAEHRQVRLRFTPFRARWVREQVWHETQELSPRPDGSLDLSLPVADLREIKLKVLSFGADVEVLEPEELRAQVAEEARRLSALYGKSEKAGTCDTR, encoded by the coding sequence GTGGAGCACCCCCTCGCCTTGGAGCGCTACTACTGGTTCGACCACGAAGTCCGTCGGTACCGGTACCCCAACGCCCGCACCCTGGCCGAACGGTTCGAGCTCTCGAACCGAACCGCCTACCGGGCAGTCGAGTTCCTGCGCGACCGGCTCGGCGCACCCCTGGAGTACGACCCCTCCCGCAAGGGCTACCGCTACGCCGACGAGACCTTCGCCCTCCCGGAAATCCGGGCGAGCCAGGAGGAGCTCCTGGCGGTGCTCCTTGCCCGGCGCCTGGTTGCCGGCGCCGGGGGCGGGTTCGTCGCCGAGGCCGTCGGCTCCCTCGCCGACAAGCTCCTCCTCGCCCTGGGCGCCCCCGACCTCCCCGCAGCCGGCCTTGGCGAGCGCCTCGATCGGAACCTCTCCGCCGCCTGGCCGGGCCACTCCCCGGCCCCCGAGCCCACCTTCCGAGCCATCCTCGAGGCCCTGCTCCACCGCCGGGTCCTCGCCATCACCTACCTCTCGCCCCAGCACGACCAGCCCACCCGCCGCGACGTCGAGCCCCACCACCTCCAGCACTACCAGGGGAGCTGGGTCCTCACCGCCTACTGCCGTCACCAAGAGGACTGGCGCAAATTCTACCTCTCCCGCATGGACGAGGTGCGGGTCGAGGACGAGAGCTTCGCCTCCCGGCCGCCCGAGGAGTGGGCGGTCCGGGTGGACGAGGCCTTCGGCCTCTTCCAGGGGGCCGAGCACCGGCAGGTCCGGCTTCGCTTCACCCCCTTCCGGGCCCGCTGGGTCCGGGAGCAGGTCTGGCACGAGACCCAGGAGCTCTCCCCCCGGCCCGACGGATCCCTCGACCTCTCGCTGCCCGTGGCCGACCTGCGGGAGATCAAGCTCAAGGTCCTGTCCTTCGGCGCCGACGTCGAGGTCCTGGAACCCGAAGAGCTCCGTGCCCAGGTGGCCGAAGAAGCCCGCCGGCTCTCGGCCTTGTATGGCAAGAGCGAAAAAGCCGGGACCTGTGACACCAGATGA
- a CDS encoding peptide chain release factor-like protein — translation MSEALREEDLEVEFFRASGPGGQHRNRRETGVRIRHLPTGIVVTATERRSQADNRAAALERLVEALARRNRKKKRRVPTRATRASQERRLQAKKRHAQVKSGRGKVEGG, via the coding sequence ATGAGCGAGGCGCTGCGCGAGGAAGATCTGGAGGTCGAGTTCTTCCGGGCCTCGGGCCCCGGGGGCCAGCACCGCAACCGCCGGGAGACCGGGGTGCGCATCCGGCACCTGCCCACCGGCATCGTGGTCACCGCCACCGAGCGCCGCTCCCAGGCCGACAACCGGGCAGCGGCCCTGGAGCGGCTGGTGGAGGCGCTCGCCCGCCGCAACCGCAAGAAGAAGCGCCGCGTCCCCACCCGTGCCACCCGCGCCTCCCAGGAGCGCCGGCTCCAGGCCAAGAAACGGCATGCGCAGGTCAAGTCGGGGCGCGGCAAGGTGGAAGGCGGCTAG
- a CDS encoding stress response translation initiation inhibitor YciH: MTPPPRSRRTGGLGWSLVRDCPRCGHPEDRCRCSAAAPAPAPAGKPVIRLRLEKRAGKSVTVLAAEGLSKEALAALAKELKILCGTGATVKQAQAELQGDHRERLRPLLGEKGYRVKG; the protein is encoded by the coding sequence ATGACCCCCCCGCCGCGCTCTCGCCGCACCGGCGGCCTGGGCTGGTCCCTGGTGCGCGACTGTCCCCGCTGCGGCCACCCGGAGGACCGCTGCCGGTGCTCCGCCGCCGCCCCTGCGCCCGCCCCCGCAGGAAAGCCCGTCATCCGCCTGCGCCTCGAGAAGCGCGCGGGCAAATCCGTCACCGTGCTCGCTGCGGAAGGCCTCTCGAAAGAAGCCCTCGCCGCCCTCGCCAAGGAGCTCAAGATCCTCTGCGGCACCGGCGCAACGGTGAAGCAGGCACAAGCCGAGCTCCAGGGAGACCACCGGGAGCGCCTGCGGCCGCTCCTCGGGGAGAAGGGCTATCGGGTGAAGGGATGA